In a genomic window of Pontibacter liquoris:
- the treZ gene encoding malto-oligosyltrehalose trehalohydrolase — MGILREIGAVYTPEKGTVYTVWAPEAKQVTVRLTAPANRTITLQREDFGYWTGLNEAGAPGDRYLFQLDGELERPDPASRFQPDGVHSPSAVLAQQNFAWTDEHWKSLPLEQLIIYELHVGTFSQEGTFEGIIRKLPELQDLGITAIELMPVAQFAGGRNWGYDGVYPFAAQNSYGGPEGLKRLVNACHAQGIAVVLDVVYNHMGPEGNYLNDFGPYFTSKYNTPWGNALNFDDADSDHVRNFFFQNALMWLREFHIDALRLDAVHAIYDTGARHFLQELKEHTLELERETGRAYLLIAESDQSDVRLLNPTAQGGYGLDAQWFDDYHHAIHTLITGEKEGYYEDFGKPAQLQKALEQTFVYNGLYSEHRRKTVGSDATLTPAQQFVVCAQNHDQIGNRMLGERLTQLVSFEMLKAVAGLILLSPYVPMLFMGEEYGEQSPFLYFVSHTDEELVEAVRKGRKEEFKAFTWEGEVPDPQSEETFNNSKLQHSYPHNTRQNQLREFYKALIALRKSAPALDRPDKQQMRVELEADKLVLHLVHTSKEPHLYCLFNITNTPQITTLLATDKTNSWEPLLQSSAEVWGGPGDELTQPLPAQQQITLPAASVLILQSIG, encoded by the coding sequence ATGGGAATTTTAAGAGAGATTGGCGCTGTATATACTCCTGAAAAAGGGACCGTTTACACGGTGTGGGCACCGGAAGCCAAGCAGGTGACCGTCCGGCTTACGGCGCCCGCAAACCGCACGATTACCTTGCAGCGGGAGGACTTTGGATACTGGACCGGCCTCAACGAAGCAGGGGCTCCCGGCGACCGCTACCTGTTTCAGCTGGATGGCGAGCTGGAACGCCCCGACCCCGCCTCCCGTTTTCAGCCGGATGGCGTGCATAGCCCATCGGCTGTTTTGGCCCAGCAAAATTTTGCCTGGACTGATGAACATTGGAAAAGCCTGCCCCTGGAACAGCTCATCATCTATGAACTGCATGTAGGCACGTTCTCCCAGGAAGGTACCTTTGAGGGGATCATACGTAAGTTGCCAGAGCTACAAGACCTAGGTATTACGGCCATTGAGCTGATGCCGGTGGCCCAGTTTGCCGGCGGCCGCAACTGGGGTTACGATGGCGTTTATCCCTTTGCCGCGCAGAACTCCTATGGTGGCCCCGAAGGGCTGAAGCGGCTGGTAAATGCCTGCCATGCGCAGGGCATTGCGGTGGTGCTGGACGTGGTCTACAACCATATGGGCCCGGAAGGAAACTACCTCAACGACTTTGGACCCTACTTCACCAGCAAGTATAACACGCCCTGGGGTAACGCCCTCAACTTCGACGATGCCGACTCGGACCATGTGCGGAATTTCTTTTTCCAGAACGCGCTCATGTGGCTGCGCGAGTTCCACATTGATGCGCTCCGGCTGGATGCCGTGCATGCCATTTACGATACGGGTGCCCGCCATTTTCTGCAGGAACTCAAAGAACATACCCTGGAGCTGGAACGGGAAACGGGCCGGGCCTACCTGCTCATTGCAGAAAGTGACCAAAGCGATGTGCGCCTGCTGAACCCCACAGCACAAGGAGGCTACGGGCTGGATGCCCAATGGTTTGATGATTACCACCACGCCATCCATACCCTGATCACAGGCGAAAAGGAGGGTTATTACGAAGACTTCGGCAAGCCGGCCCAGTTGCAGAAAGCGCTGGAACAGACCTTTGTCTATAACGGCCTTTACTCGGAGCACCGTCGCAAAACCGTGGGCTCTGATGCCACCCTTACGCCCGCGCAGCAGTTTGTGGTCTGCGCGCAGAACCACGACCAGATAGGCAACCGCATGCTGGGCGAGCGCCTCACGCAGCTGGTTTCTTTTGAAATGCTCAAAGCCGTTGCGGGCCTTATTTTACTTTCGCCGTATGTACCAATGCTGTTTATGGGCGAGGAGTATGGCGAGCAGAGCCCCTTTTTATACTTTGTGAGCCACACCGACGAGGAACTGGTGGAAGCCGTGCGCAAAGGGCGCAAAGAAGAATTCAAAGCCTTTACCTGGGAAGGCGAAGTACCCGACCCCCAAAGCGAGGAAACCTTTAACAACTCTAAATTACAGCACAGCTATCCCCACAATACCCGGCAAAACCAACTGCGCGAATTTTATAAAGCCCTGATCGCGCTCCGCAAATCCGCCCCGGCGCTGGACCGGCCAGACAAGCAGCAGATGCGTGTTGAACTGGAAGCCGACAAGCTGGTACTGCACCTGGTGCATACTTCGAAAGAGCCGCATCTCTATTGCCTGTTTAACATAACAAACACACCACAGATAACAACACTGCTCGCAACCGATAAGACCAATTCATGGGAGCCGCTCCTTCAATCATCCGCTGAAGTATGGGGCGGCCCGGGCGATGAGTTGACGCAACCCCTGCCCGCGCAGCAGCAAATTACCCTGCCCGCCGCATCGGTTTTAATTTTACAAAGTATAGGATAG
- the treY gene encoding malto-oligosyltrehalose synthase produces the protein MTYNPSSTYRLQLSHGFTLQQVREIIPYLHALGIGTIYAAPFFVARPGSEHGYDVTAPYRINPEIGTMDEFQEIVKELKQRGMGWMQDIVPNHMAFHPDNVWLMDVLEKGPQSPFYTFFDIDFNHPDFAGQVMVPFLGEPLEQVLEKKELQLKLSEQGLTLHYFDNAYPVSIATYRTLLEKARQLSGAPEVSTLVASLLKELEKFAQETSITPAAWTNFKTKVYRAGQQQETISQALQQVVARLNEDPAQLQEVLAQQHFILCFWQETEKRINYRRFFTVNDLICLSMERPEVFDQYHQFIQQLCEEGLVQGLRVDHVDGLFDPTTYLKRLRQLAGPEAYLIVEKILEGEEHLPERWPIQGNSGYDFLAQVSNLYTSGAGRRKLTDSYRHLVPNAPLNYEQLVYDKKIFILNNYMQGELKNLLRLLQERQLIPAEPEDQWRKALAALLAAFPVYCIYGNRLPLSKQEMAVVDEAFAEARKQAPGQTEQLDGLHRLFTLEPEDSEERKHNKLYFVMRSQQFTGPLAAKGVEDTTFYNYNRLISLNEVGNSPNIFHLEPDEFHAKMQHRQLTYPHSLNATATHDTKRGEGARVRLNVLTELPEVWEQHVQQWYTIARKYTQKPTANDLYFMFQTMLGALPMEDTQADDTLVERLQEYLTKALREAKVKTDWADPNENYEEAVKELVQKLLQEDEAFWQSFYPFFRKIAHYGWLYSLCQVLLKTTCPGVPDVYQGCELWDFSLVDPDNRRPVDYAQRQAFLHEIKQQEENSTHLHAKLLHQPASGQVKLYLLYKVLHVRLQWPDLFEEGEYIPVSITGKYSRHLFAYARRYQKQWCLVVVPRLLVELISNEELPLGEKVWQDTALVLPPDAPAQWHHALDNTTLHANGSLAAASVLQTFPVALLTAQTL, from the coding sequence ATGACATATAATCCATCCTCCACTTACAGGCTGCAACTTTCGCATGGCTTTACCTTGCAGCAGGTGCGGGAGATCATCCCTTACCTGCATGCCCTGGGCATCGGCACCATTTACGCGGCACCTTTTTTCGTTGCCCGCCCCGGAAGCGAGCACGGCTATGACGTTACAGCACCCTACCGCATTAACCCCGAGATCGGCACCATGGACGAGTTCCAGGAAATCGTGAAGGAACTCAAACAACGCGGTATGGGCTGGATGCAGGACATTGTGCCCAACCACATGGCCTTTCACCCGGACAATGTCTGGCTGATGGATGTGCTGGAGAAAGGGCCGCAGTCGCCTTTTTATACTTTCTTCGACATTGATTTTAACCACCCCGATTTTGCCGGGCAGGTGATGGTGCCTTTTCTGGGCGAACCGCTGGAGCAGGTGCTGGAAAAAAAAGAACTGCAGCTCAAACTCAGCGAGCAGGGGCTTACCCTCCATTACTTCGACAATGCTTATCCGGTAAGTATAGCCACTTACCGCACGCTGCTGGAAAAGGCCCGCCAGCTGTCGGGCGCGCCAGAGGTGAGTACGCTGGTGGCCTCCCTGCTAAAGGAATTAGAGAAGTTTGCGCAGGAAACGAGCATCACGCCTGCCGCCTGGACCAACTTCAAAACCAAAGTATACCGCGCCGGCCAACAGCAGGAAACAATAAGCCAGGCGCTGCAGCAGGTGGTAGCGCGCCTGAACGAGGACCCGGCACAGCTGCAGGAAGTGCTGGCACAGCAACACTTCATCCTTTGTTTCTGGCAGGAAACCGAAAAGCGCATCAATTACCGCCGCTTTTTTACGGTAAATGATCTTATCTGCCTGAGTATGGAGCGGCCCGAAGTGTTTGACCAGTACCACCAGTTTATTCAGCAGCTCTGTGAAGAAGGGCTGGTGCAGGGCCTGCGCGTAGACCATGTAGATGGCCTGTTTGACCCCACTACCTACCTCAAGCGGCTACGCCAGCTGGCCGGCCCGGAAGCTTACCTAATCGTAGAGAAAATCCTGGAGGGAGAAGAGCACCTGCCCGAGCGCTGGCCCATACAGGGCAACAGTGGCTACGATTTCCTGGCGCAGGTCAGCAACCTGTATACTTCAGGGGCCGGTCGCCGCAAGCTCACCGACAGTTACCGCCACCTGGTGCCCAATGCCCCCCTGAACTATGAGCAGCTGGTCTATGATAAAAAGATCTTCATCCTCAACAACTACATGCAGGGCGAGCTGAAAAACCTGCTACGCCTGCTGCAGGAGCGGCAGCTGATCCCGGCCGAGCCTGAAGACCAGTGGCGCAAGGCGCTGGCTGCCCTGCTGGCTGCGTTTCCGGTATACTGCATTTATGGTAACCGCCTGCCGCTGTCAAAACAGGAAATGGCGGTTGTAGACGAGGCCTTTGCCGAAGCCCGAAAGCAGGCCCCCGGCCAAACCGAACAACTCGACGGGCTGCACCGCCTCTTCACATTGGAGCCAGAGGATAGTGAGGAACGCAAACACAACAAGCTATACTTTGTAATGCGCAGCCAGCAGTTTACGGGCCCCTTGGCAGCAAAGGGTGTGGAGGATACCACCTTCTACAACTATAACCGCCTGATATCGCTGAACGAGGTAGGCAACAGTCCTAACATTTTCCACCTGGAGCCCGACGAGTTCCACGCCAAAATGCAGCACCGGCAGCTAACCTACCCGCACTCGCTCAACGCCACGGCCACCCACGATACCAAACGCGGCGAAGGCGCCCGCGTGCGCCTGAACGTGTTGACGGAGCTGCCCGAAGTCTGGGAACAGCATGTGCAGCAGTGGTACACCATTGCGCGCAAGTATACCCAGAAGCCCACCGCCAACGACCTGTACTTTATGTTCCAGACCATGCTGGGCGCGCTGCCTATGGAAGATACCCAGGCTGATGACACCCTGGTGGAGCGCCTGCAGGAATACCTGACCAAGGCCTTGCGCGAGGCAAAAGTAAAAACCGACTGGGCCGACCCGAATGAAAACTATGAGGAGGCCGTAAAGGAACTGGTCCAAAAATTGTTGCAGGAAGACGAAGCATTCTGGCAATCCTTTTATCCTTTTTTCCGGAAAATTGCCCACTACGGCTGGCTCTACTCGCTGTGCCAGGTGCTGTTAAAAACCACCTGCCCCGGGGTGCCCGATGTGTACCAGGGCTGCGAGCTGTGGGACTTCAGCCTGGTAGACCCCGACAACCGCCGCCCAGTCGATTACGCCCAGCGACAAGCGTTCCTGCACGAAATAAAGCAGCAGGAAGAGAACAGCACGCACTTGCATGCAAAGCTCCTGCACCAGCCGGCCAGCGGCCAGGTGAAGCTCTACCTTTTGTACAAAGTGCTGCATGTGCGCCTGCAATGGCCGGACCTTTTTGAAGAAGGCGAATATATTCCGGTAAGCATTACGGGCAAGTATAGCCGGCACCTGTTTGCGTACGCGCGCCGTTACCAGAAACAATGGTGCCTGGTGGTGGTGCCGCGCCTGCTGGTGGAGTTGATCTCAAACGAGGAGCTGCCCCTGGGAGAAAAAGTATGGCAGGACACCGCCCTGGTACTGCCCCCTGATGCGCCCGCCCAGTGGCACCATGCCCTGGATAACACCACGCTGCATGCAAACGGCTCACTAGCCGCAGCGTCGGTGTTGCAAACTTTTCCGGTAGCCCTTTTAACCGCCCAAACCCTATGA
- a CDS encoding alpha-1,4-glucan--maltose-1-phosphate maltosyltransferase gives MEDLEGTKRIVIEHVQPQINCGKYPAKRVVGEELVVTADVFGDGHDEVKAQLVYRHSKKKTWSQVPMQFLGNDRWQAAFTPDTMGRYEYTVQGWIDHFYTWQKGLKKKFEANQDVTVELQIGAQQLEAAAETAKPGQQKRLRKWAGQLRSNTSAADAVAWATGPEVSELMHACCERQNVTTYAKTLQLDVERQKALFSTWYEFFPRSAAQEAGQHGTFKDCARLLPRIAEMGFDTIYLPPIHPIGRAFRKGKNNSPTSDPGEPGSPWAIGAAEGGHKAILPELGTLEDFREFVHQAREHGIEVALDFAIQCSPDHPYVKEHPAWFKWRPDGTVQYAENPPKKYQDVLPVNFETEDWQNLWQEMKSILMHWIEQGVFIFRVDNPHTKAFGFWEWVIAEVHKSYPQVIFLAEAFTRPRVMEQLAKIGFTQSYTYYTWRNTAEELKQYMTELTQTEMREYFRPNFWPNTPDILPYALQEGGEAAHITRVVMAATLSSNYGLYGPVYEFGINTPVPGKEEYYNSEKYEAMHWDWGRLTKTREVITLINKIRKVNPALQTTWNIAFCDTDNPQLFSYVKWSSDFKNLMLMVVNLDPHNTQAGWVKVPLWQLRMPQDQQYQVHDLLSEHKYTWTSEWNYVELRPHEMPVHVFRIETTTPGMGHDNLDDTWLPNDHHTSNE, from the coding sequence ATGGAAGACCTCGAAGGAACCAAGCGTATTGTAATCGAACATGTACAACCTCAGATAAATTGCGGTAAATATCCGGCCAAGCGGGTGGTAGGGGAGGAACTGGTGGTAACAGCCGATGTTTTCGGTGATGGCCACGACGAAGTGAAAGCCCAGCTCGTGTACCGCCATTCTAAGAAAAAAACCTGGAGCCAGGTGCCCATGCAGTTTCTGGGCAACGACCGCTGGCAGGCTGCTTTTACCCCCGATACTATGGGGCGTTATGAGTATACCGTGCAGGGTTGGATAGACCATTTTTATACCTGGCAAAAGGGCCTGAAGAAGAAATTTGAAGCCAACCAGGATGTTACTGTAGAGCTGCAGATCGGAGCCCAGCAACTGGAAGCCGCCGCCGAAACGGCAAAGCCAGGCCAGCAGAAACGCCTGCGCAAATGGGCCGGGCAGCTGCGCAGCAACACCTCGGCCGCCGATGCGGTAGCCTGGGCCACCGGCCCCGAAGTAAGCGAGCTGATGCACGCCTGCTGCGAGCGGCAGAACGTGACCACTTATGCTAAAACCCTGCAGCTGGATGTGGAACGCCAGAAAGCCCTGTTCAGCACCTGGTATGAGTTCTTTCCGAGGTCGGCCGCGCAGGAAGCTGGCCAGCATGGCACCTTTAAGGACTGCGCGCGCCTTTTGCCGCGCATTGCCGAAATGGGCTTCGATACCATTTACCTGCCACCTATTCATCCCATTGGCCGGGCTTTCCGGAAGGGCAAGAATAACTCGCCCACTTCCGATCCGGGAGAGCCGGGCTCGCCCTGGGCTATCGGGGCAGCCGAAGGAGGACACAAGGCTATTTTGCCGGAGCTGGGTACGCTCGAGGATTTCCGCGAATTTGTGCACCAGGCCCGCGAGCATGGCATAGAGGTAGCCCTGGACTTTGCCATCCAGTGCTCGCCTGACCACCCGTATGTAAAGGAGCACCCGGCTTGGTTTAAGTGGCGCCCGGACGGCACGGTGCAATACGCTGAAAACCCTCCCAAAAAATACCAGGACGTATTGCCGGTGAACTTCGAAACAGAAGACTGGCAGAACCTGTGGCAGGAGATGAAAAGCATCCTGATGCACTGGATCGAGCAGGGCGTGTTCATCTTCCGGGTAGATAACCCGCACACCAAAGCGTTTGGTTTCTGGGAGTGGGTAATTGCCGAGGTACACAAAAGCTACCCGCAGGTCATCTTCCTGGCCGAAGCCTTTACCCGCCCGCGCGTAATGGAGCAGCTGGCCAAGATCGGCTTCACGCAGTCCTATACCTATTATACCTGGCGCAACACCGCCGAGGAACTCAAGCAGTACATGACAGAGCTGACGCAAACCGAGATGCGGGAGTATTTCCGGCCTAACTTCTGGCCAAATACGCCCGATATTCTGCCGTACGCGCTGCAGGAAGGCGGCGAGGCAGCCCACATTACACGGGTGGTGATGGCAGCAACGCTCTCTTCTAACTATGGCTTGTACGGGCCAGTTTATGAGTTTGGTATCAACACGCCTGTTCCAGGCAAGGAAGAGTATTATAACTCCGAGAAGTATGAAGCTATGCACTGGGACTGGGGCCGGCTCACCAAGACCCGCGAGGTCATCACGCTCATCAACAAGATCCGGAAAGTGAACCCGGCGCTGCAAACCACCTGGAACATTGCTTTCTGCGACACGGATAATCCACAGTTGTTTAGTTATGTTAAGTGGAGCAGCGATTTTAAAAACCTGATGCTGATGGTGGTGAACCTGGACCCGCACAACACGCAGGCCGGATGGGTGAAGGTGCCGCTCTGGCAGCTGCGCATGCCGCAGGACCAGCAATACCAGGTGCACGACCTGCTCTCGGAGCACAAGTATACCTGGACCTCGGAGTGGAACTACGTGGAGCTGCGGCCGCACGAAATGCCCGTACACGTGTTCCGCATCGAAACCACCACCCCGGGCATGGGCCACGATAATTTAGATGATACCTGGCTTCCCAACGACCATCATACTTCAAACGAATAA
- a CDS encoding DUF3536 domain-containing protein, with protein MNKYICVHGHFYQPPRENPWLNEVELQESAYPYHDWNERITDECYARNSASRILNGQNNIVDIINNYALMSFNFGPTLLEWMQRKAPDTYQAILDADKQSMERFSGHGSALAQVYNHLIMPLANERDKETQVIWGIYDFRKRFGRLPEGMWLAETAADTPTLEALAAQGIKFTILSPYQARRFRKIGGDDAAWENVEGAKINPRRPYLCHLPSGKEIVLFFYDAPVSQGIAFEGLLNNGEVLAKRLTGSYDETSKDPQLMHIATDGETYGHHHRFGEMALSYAMHQIEEEQLARITIYAEYLQLFPPQYEVEIIENTSWSCVHGVERWRSNCGCNSGGNPKWNQEWRAPLRNAFDWLRDQLVPLYEQEMQKLTPEDPWAARNDYIQIVMDRSEKNVEKFIKSHTSRELTPEEKVRFLELLEMQYHTMLMYTSCGWFFDEVTGIETMQDIFYAARALQLAQLISQANLEAHFIELLSLAKSNIKSQVDAGHAYITIVKPTMVDLLRVSAHYAISSLFAAYPDNIDFYSFHAATKHYQMRTVGRQKLAVGQATITSKITWQEIFVTFGVLHLGDHQLFGGVREFVSEEAFGLMQADLSAAFEKGNTSETIMLLDKHFESHSYSFWHLFKDDQEKILTKVLTRTMQNIENDFQQIYDNNYPLMVAMKSLNMHLPRALQQTVEYIVDTKLKRVLEAALPDITELKDLRAEAVLMKLKLNTETLNFAATQQIDQLMKRLGEHPDNSRLMQVLVELITQLESSEMEPDYWLAQNVAFRIKQNEYDAFRERMDQGDAAATEWCNAFDALYNILNLKV; from the coding sequence ATGAACAAATATATCTGCGTACACGGCCATTTTTACCAGCCCCCCCGAGAGAACCCCTGGCTGAACGAAGTAGAGCTGCAGGAATCGGCTTACCCGTACCATGACTGGAATGAGCGCATCACCGACGAATGTTATGCCCGCAACTCGGCCTCCCGCATTCTCAATGGCCAGAACAACATCGTGGACATCATCAACAACTATGCGCTGATGAGCTTCAACTTTGGCCCTACCCTGCTGGAGTGGATGCAACGGAAAGCACCCGATACGTACCAGGCCATCCTGGATGCTGATAAGCAAAGTATGGAACGCTTTTCGGGGCATGGCTCGGCGCTGGCACAGGTATACAACCACCTGATTATGCCCCTGGCCAATGAGCGCGACAAAGAGACGCAGGTGATCTGGGGCATCTATGATTTCCGGAAACGCTTTGGCCGCCTGCCCGAAGGCATGTGGTTGGCCGAGACCGCTGCCGACACGCCTACGCTGGAGGCCCTGGCTGCGCAAGGTATTAAATTCACCATCCTGTCTCCGTACCAGGCCCGGCGCTTCCGCAAGATCGGCGGGGATGATGCTGCCTGGGAGAACGTGGAAGGCGCCAAGATCAATCCGCGCCGACCGTACCTCTGCCACCTGCCCTCAGGCAAAGAGATCGTGTTGTTTTTTTACGATGCCCCCGTATCGCAGGGCATTGCCTTTGAAGGCCTGCTGAACAATGGCGAAGTGCTGGCCAAGCGCCTGACCGGATCCTACGACGAAACAAGCAAGGATCCGCAGCTGATGCACATTGCCACCGACGGCGAGACCTATGGCCACCACCACCGCTTCGGCGAAATGGCCCTCTCCTATGCCATGCACCAGATAGAAGAAGAGCAGCTGGCCAGGATCACCATTTATGCCGAGTACCTGCAGCTTTTTCCGCCCCAGTACGAAGTCGAGATCATCGAGAATACCTCGTGGAGCTGCGTGCACGGCGTGGAGCGCTGGCGCAGCAACTGCGGCTGCAACTCGGGCGGCAACCCCAAGTGGAACCAGGAATGGCGCGCCCCGCTCCGCAATGCATTCGACTGGCTTCGCGACCAGCTCGTGCCCCTCTATGAGCAGGAAATGCAGAAACTTACCCCGGAGGACCCCTGGGCCGCCCGCAACGATTATATTCAGATTGTGATGGACCGTTCCGAAAAGAATGTCGAGAAGTTCATCAAAAGCCATACTTCCCGGGAGCTCACACCCGAAGAAAAAGTGCGCTTTCTGGAGCTGCTCGAAATGCAGTACCACACCATGCTGATGTATACCAGCTGCGGCTGGTTTTTTGACGAGGTAACCGGCATCGAGACGATGCAGGACATTTTTTATGCGGCCCGTGCCCTGCAGCTGGCGCAGCTCATCAGCCAGGCTAACCTCGAAGCCCATTTTATAGAGCTGCTGTCGCTGGCAAAGAGCAACATCAAAAGTCAGGTAGATGCAGGGCACGCCTACATCACCATTGTGAAGCCTACCATGGTCGACCTGCTGCGGGTTAGCGCGCACTATGCTATTTCCTCGCTGTTTGCCGCCTACCCCGATAACATCGACTTCTACAGCTTTCATGCCGCTACCAAACACTACCAGATGCGGACGGTGGGCCGCCAGAAACTCGCTGTCGGACAGGCCACCATCACCTCCAAAATCACCTGGCAGGAGATCTTCGTCACCTTTGGGGTGCTGCACCTGGGAGACCATCAGCTGTTTGGCGGCGTACGCGAGTTTGTAAGCGAAGAAGCCTTCGGTTTGATGCAGGCAGACCTGTCGGCCGCCTTTGAAAAGGGAAACACCAGCGAGACCATCATGCTGCTCGATAAGCATTTTGAGTCGCACAGTTATTCGTTCTGGCACCTCTTTAAAGATGATCAGGAAAAGATCTTGACCAAAGTGCTGACGCGGACCATGCAAAACATCGAAAACGATTTTCAGCAGATCTACGACAACAACTACCCGCTGATGGTGGCCATGAAAAGCCTGAACATGCACCTGCCCCGCGCCCTGCAACAGACTGTGGAGTATATTGTGGACACCAAACTAAAGCGGGTGCTGGAGGCGGCCCTGCCGGACATAACTGAGCTGAAGGACCTGCGGGCGGAGGCAGTGCTTATGAAGCTGAAGCTCAACACTGAAACTCTCAACTTTGCCGCCACCCAGCAAATAGACCAGCTGATGAAGCGCCTGGGCGAGCACCCGGATAACTCCAGGCTCATGCAGGTGCTGGTTGAGCTGATCACGCAGCTGGAAAGTTCGGAAATGGAACCCGATTACTGGCTGGCCCAGAACGTGGCTTTCCGGATAAAACAAAACGAATATGATGCCTTTAGGGAACGGATGGACCAGGGCGATGCCGCTGCGACGGAATGGTGCAACGCGTTTGATGCGCTCTATAACATCCTCAACCTTAAAGTATAA